A window of Sphingobacterium kitahiroshimense genomic DNA:
AATTAGGAATGGGGCTTGTTGATGCGGGTTTGAGCAGTACTTATATTCCCCCAATTTCAGAACGAATGTATTCTTTTCGGTTACTGATCTCGAAACAGCTTCTTCATAAACATCTGGGCAATATCGTTCCAGAGTCTATAGTTGAAAAGACGTATGCGAAAAAGAATACCATATATTTCTATAGTCACATGGATAGCCGTACCCGGGTGTTACTTCTAAAACTGAAAGATCGTCAATATGAAGACAGTTCCTACGAACTATTTCTCAAAGGAGCCGCCTTACAGGCTTTTGGAAGTCTTATTGAAAGGTTAAGTGAACAGAAATTTGTAGTAGGTAAGCTATCTGAATTTGATGTACAACAAGTTGTGAATAGTCAAGTTTACCTCATGGAACAGTTGTTTGAAAAATTTCCAGGTACTGAAAAGCTAGCCGAAATAGCCTGTATGTCTGTGACTAAATATACCCGATTATTCAAAAAAATATATAAATGCAATCCGAATAGCTTCTTTCTATCTGAAAAGTTGTTATTAGCAAAAGAAATGGTAAAAAGTGGTCAATTCAATACCATATATGAAGTCGCGTATGCTCTGGGCTATTCAAAATCTGACTATTTCTCGGCTATTTATAAAAAGAGATATGGTGTACTTCCAAATGAGGATTTTGTTTCCTCGAGTAATCGCAAGAAAGCGACAGAGTAATGTAGTCGATGGTGTGTCGCAATACTCTCCCCATGATGAATGACTTTTTCGCCAAGAGACTGACTTAAAGAGTCCTTCAAATTCTCCTTTAGCATTTTTTTGATATAAAATAATCACAAGAAGAGCATTGGTAGACCATGAATACCGAAAACCAACCACTAATCCAATAGTAATTATCGAAAATATATCTTCTATAACGAATATCCATAAATAAACGACAGTTATAGTTTTAAAACCATCGAATATCAGAATTCGCTTGCTTCACCTGCTTTATATAACGAATTTTAGATTTAATAACTAGCAATTGCAACAAAAGCTCTTAGGTCAGGGTAAGGTAATCGCTAATAAAATCTTAAAATTTAATTATGAAAAAGTTAAGTGGAATGAAGAGCTTCTCTTCACTAGAAAACAATAAGTTAGATGAAACAGCTTTGGAAATGCTACAAGGTGGCCGTCGTTCTATTGGCGCTTCAGTCGTTTATTCGAACTTCCTGAATGCGCAAGGCCAACAAGATATTGATACTTATGATCAATATGGGGCATTTGCTGGCAGAATTTGGGACAACTCTTCAGATTGTTCAGAAGCTAATACGTGGTAATAAACTTAGGGATATATTATCTAAATATCCTATTTTAGAAAAAATCAAATAGAATTAAGAAGAGCAGCTCTTCTTTGATTAACAATCAAATATGTACTCTTCCTAGGAACTACATATTTGATTGTCGGATGATTTTTAATAAAATAATAAGTCTACCAAAATGCGAAGTCTTCATTTACTACTTATATATGATGACCAAAATATGATTGTAAAAAATAATTCTTTTTCAGTGCTATTCTAGTAAAATCACATAAACCGTTATCTTAATAACCTCTCCAAATTGCTATGAAGTGGCCCAAGTCAAATTTGGTAAGTTTTTAAGTAATTTTTTAGTTTCACACATCAAAATCGGGCTTTTACGAAAAAAATTCACATTAGATTCCGGAAATACATATAGAAGACTGGCGTTAAATTTTATTGGAAACTGGGATTTGCCCTCTGAAGTGCTAATTTCTATAAAATGTCCACAATCTAAGTACGAATCTTTTTCAGCTAGATTGGATAAACTAATATTTAAACTGATTTTATCCATACTGATTTCCTCTGGGCAACTATCTTTTTTTAAATACAGAACACTTCTATTTATATAGCAATAAGATATTCTTTTGGAAATTCTCAATATTATGGAAATCAGAATAAACAAAAATATGCAAATACAAAATAAAGTTAATGAGATAGTCTGAATCATCATTTTTATTGATTCAAAAGAAAAAGGAAATTCCATTACCAATGCAATCGATAAATTTATAAAAGCTATGAGGCATAATAAATTTTGATATTTTTTTAATGAGTTAAAATTCTTTGGAGAAACCCTTCTATTACTGAATCTTCCATTTCTATTAATATTATTCTATAATAAATGATAAAAATTAAATTTGAACGCTGATTTTCTTAATCTTACTTCTCATTTTTTGCCAATGATAATGAACGGCGGATATTAACACTAATTTTTTCAAAAAATAGACTTCAATTTATTCGAAGGAGATCAAGTTAATTTTTAAAATAGTTCTTACTAAATTCACTGATAGAAAGAGTATTTACGGATGTGTTTTGTAAAAAATGTTCTACTCTATATGCCCTTAAGCGATCTTTTTTGGTTAATTTCCACATTAATATATCAAAATTTAATTTCGAGAAATCTATTCTTAGTTTTTCTAATTCTAGTCGATGAACTTGCATATCCATCTCTAAAAATTGATCAAAAAGAAGTAGCCTGTTACACAAAAAGTAGACATTATCTTGTTCCAAAAATATATTTCTTTTAAAAGAAGACAGCAAGGAATCTTTAATTCTCACCCAGAAAGATTCTTCCTTAAGAAAAATTAAATTATCCACTTTTTCGACTTCTAGATTCAATCTATTCATTAGATAAGCAACAATATTTTTGGGTGAAATTTGATTTTTATAAAAATTCCTCAAATTATCAATGGATTCCCATCTACTTCTATCCAAAGACAAATCAATTTGATTTATATAAGCATATAAAAATACAACAAAAGCATAATCTATTTTCATCACTGCATTTCATATAAAGTTTACTATTTCCACCAATTCTTACTAAAAAAAGACTCTATTGTTTTCAGATTTGGAGGAGCGCCTACAATCACTAAAAGTTAAAAATCAGCAAGTCAATATAAGTGACTTGCTGATTTTTAATATTATCAAAATTTAGAATCAAAATTTTACATCATAGCTCGCCCGGTGAAGATAATAAACAGCAAATAAAACAAAGCATATTTTTCATCATTTACGTAAGTAATGAAAAAAATATATGATTTTCCAGTGCTAGCTTGCTATAGATTGTTTCTCAAATATTCTTGAAACTTATCTTGAAACTGCAAACCGCTACCTACTCTGTATTTACTTAACTTGTTATTGAGCGTAAGTCCCCATAGGATGAATTCGGTCAGAAAATAGAAATCTTCAGGCTTCGTCTGTGGCTGATACTGCTGTATCAAACTGCGGATAGGTGTCACTTCGTCCAATGCATGTTCGTAATCTACATCAGTGAGTTCATCGGATAATTCAATACCCTCCGATTCCGAGAACCAGCGGACAATATCATCGTAG
This region includes:
- a CDS encoding TIGR04139 family peptide modification target codes for the protein MKKLSGMKSFSSLENNKLDETALEMLQGGRRSIGASVVYSNFLNAQGQQDIDTYDQYGAFAGRIWDNSSDCSEANTW
- a CDS encoding helix-turn-helix transcriptional regulator, producing the protein MEASAKNSIQFSHTVTMDTDWRQDFIEKLGAKYLNQRQLVFPENLASGGSYLMEVIPGLTVLVVDLTFHQSISFTKVASSGDFCIAYYDISDQISIHKVNDTKNKVGYHSKLGMGLVDAGLSSTYIPPISERMYSFRLLISKQLLHKHLGNIVPESIVEKTYAKKNTIYFYSHMDSRTRVLLLKLKDRQYEDSSYELFLKGAALQAFGSLIERLSEQKFVVGKLSEFDVQQVVNSQVYLMEQLFEKFPGTEKLAEIACMSVTKYTRLFKKIYKCNPNSFFLSEKLLLAKEMVKSGQFNTIYEVAYALGYSKSDYFSAIYKKRYGVLPNEDFVSSSNRKKATE